The region GTCAACTTCCTGTAAAGAAAGCCCTTTGCATAACTGGATGGGAAGCTTAGGGAGAAACCAAACGCCTCAAATTTGATCCATAAAGTAGGGCATTCCATCTCCCGGTTTTGTATGCTCCAAGCGTCGTTTTTCTGAAACCCTGTTGACCCAATTGCCCATCATGGTTAGACCCATTGTTGCCTGTCTTTTACTGATCCTGGCCATCCCTGTAAATGTATTTGCTTATGACGATCTGGTTGAGGATGACTCAACGGCGCAAAAGGCAGCAGAAACGGGGCCATGGCGCATCGATTTGGTTGGACGGCTAGCAGCTGCGCAGACAGGAACACAAAACTGGGCAGAAGGAGGGGCAAACACATTAACGTCTACTCTGGCACTGGAGTCTAAAATCATCCACACCGGAGCACGCTGGACCCAAACGCACGAAAGCAAGCTTGCGCTAGGGACACTGAAGCAAGATACGCTGGCCTTCCGGAAGGCAACGGACGAAATTCGGATTCGCTCGTCGTTTGAGTACAAGGGGGAAGGTGTGTTTCAGGATATGAAGCCAACCATTGCCAGCGACATCAGTACGCAGTTTGCAGCCGGCTTCAACTACAAAAAGAATCCGTTGGAGGGGCAGGAGCAGACGCCAGCAAGGGTGTCACACTTCTTTGCGCCGGCCACCTTCCAGCAGACGCTAGGGTTTACGTACAGCAAAAAAGAAAACTTCAAGCAACGGCTGGGTGTGGGTGCCAAGCAGACGGTTGTCCGCATCGATGAAATCCGCCAGTTGCACAACATGGATCCGGACCAGTCCGTGCGTTTTGAGGTAGGGGTAGAGTCGCGCACGCACATCGACCAGGAGCTGTTTGAGAATGTGCGATTGAAGTCCTCACTAGGCTTTTTTGCGGCCTTCAATAAGCCGGATTTGCCGGACTTGTTGTGGGAAAATGAGGTGGCGATGCGGGTGAACAAATTCCTCGGCGTACGGATGGAATTCAAGGCCTTATACGACCGGGATGTGACGAACGAATTGCAGCTGAAAGAGGCACTTTCACTTGGTTTGACCTACGATT is a window of Bacteroidota bacterium DNA encoding:
- a CDS encoding DUF3078 domain-containing protein; its protein translation is MVRPIVACLLLILAIPVNVFAYDDLVEDDSTAQKAAETGPWRIDLVGRLAAAQTGTQNWAEGGANTLTSTLALESKIIHTGARWTQTHESKLALGTLKQDTLAFRKATDEIRIRSSFEYKGEGVFQDMKPTIASDISTQFAAGFNYKKNPLEGQEQTPARVSHFFAPATFQQTLGFTYSKKENFKQRLGVGAKQTVVRIDEIRQLHNMDPDQSVRFEVGVESRTHIDQELFENVRLKSSLGFFAAFNKPDLPDLLWENEVAMRVNKFLGVRMEFKALYDRDVTNELQLKEALSLGLTYDLI